ccctgctgttccttTATCACCGAGGTACTTTAGAAGCATTTTTGTCACCTGTGATGGCCCTGGCCACATTTAATTCCCTCAGCGCTTTATCCTTCCCAATTCCTGCGTGCTTGGATAAATTCCCTGTATCCTCTCAGGCTGCCTGGCCCCGCTCCCACCCTTTGGAGGTTTCCTTCCTTTCCATGGTTGGGTTTGTCCCTTTCCCCCAGAGTGGCTCTGGAATGCTGGACAGCCCTAAAATCAGCATCACCCCAAGCATCACCTGCAGCCTCCAAACCACCCCAGGTGGAGCTGGATCCCTGCAGGAATTGGGGAATGTCACACTGGGAGGATCAGTCTcacagctggggaagggaattcCTGATCCAGGAGATCGGGATCCAcctgggagaaggagaagagccCCAAGATCACCCCCAGGCTGGTCCCATAAACCCAGGAGGatccccagcagggatgggactgCTTTCCTACAGAGCActcccagcttttccagcctcgGGATGAGCTCAGAAGCCAAAGTTTTCCCCAAAACGTCTGAAATTCCTCCCAGAGCCTGTGACAAGCACGGATTTTATCTGGTGCATAATCCAATGCAATTTAGTGGGGTTTCAGCACTGCAAATCCCCTAAAAACGCAGTTCCAGCAGTTGGAAGCTCCTCTCTCCCAAAGCATCACTATCTTTTCCTTGGCTCCGAGCAGGACATTTTATTTCCCCTACAGGAAACCATTTATTAGTTGTTTATTATTAATGCAGAGTCCTTGAAGTGGATTTTGATGTCACCTGTTCTTCAGGGGAATCAGCAGCTCTTTATAAATCACTTTGCATCCAAGTTAAGTTCCAGCTTCACATCCATGAACCTCCAGAGAGTGGAGCCaccagaaacaaaatgcaatttcCACACTGAGCTCAGGAAATTCAAGGTTTTGGCACCTCATCTCCGTTGTATATTGGGCAATAAATACCCGGCTGAGGCAGCAATGAGGTAAAAGGGAATCACAGCTTGTCCTACACCACTTTCTCCCCAGGCTTAAAAGATGGGAgcaacaaaacaaggaaaaggcaCTTTTGTAATTTTACAAAATTAGGTGCCAACAGAGGTATTTGAATGTTTGCAAGGTAATTTAAACAACGTATTTTAGCTTTGGTTTCAATAGGGATTTGCATTGCAATTACCATCCCcaactactttttaaatttttgttttccatgaggaaaaaaaaatgttctggcAGAGATTTGGGGCACAGAtcctcagggcagcagagggaaaattATCCCAAATCCCTTTTGCCATCAGGAAGGAGCTTTGCTcaggaaaaaagggacaaaTAGCCACAACTCCTGGCTTGAACAGCTCTTAGAATCCAAAACATCCCAATCCTGCTGCCATTTCCAAGGCTCTCAGTGGTACCCGGCATGGGAGCATCCTCCTGTGTCCAACGTGTTGGGAAAAACATGGATTTCCCATTGGgaaatttcccatttcccactgGGAAGTGCCTCAAGCACCtctgagggacagcagggggaAGGTGGAcacagcagtgggagctgcacaGACCCTCCCAGCACCTTGTGCATCCTCACTGATCTTGTGTTTCACACAGCAGTTAAAACCCCCCCtagaaattcagtattttggTTCAAAAGGCAGTGAGGGTTTTCAGAACCACACTGAAGCCAAACAAACACATCCCACAGGATTCCCCTCCCTGTGTACATCAAAAAaactggggggggggaagcCCAAAATCACCACCAGAgcaactgaaattttaaattttttagcGTAGAAACTTCACACTGAGGAGTTTTCTGTAAGAACCAGGATTTAACCATTTCTGACTCAAAATGAGAGGCCCAACCTCCTGGTGAGGAAAGCCAacccctccccagggctccctgATGATGCCAAATCCTCATCCCTGTGCCACACAGGGAAGGAGCTGTCCCTGACCATCCAgtgccccgtgtccctgcccaggccaGGGGACTGGAATGGGCTGGGCCTCACGggcccttccagcccaaaccactccaAATCCTGTGACATTCCCACAGCCCTTCAGCTTTGGCCATGGGCACGCCTGGGTTTGCTCCCATTCCCTCCTCACCACCTCATCTCATTGATATCACAGCCAGAGGGACGTAACAAAGGCTCCTGGGCATTCCCAAAGGATCTGCAGAGCActcagctgggagggagcagcattTGGGACCCCAGGTGTGAGCAGAGCATTTACCTGTGGCCAGTCCCCTCACAGCAGTGGCACTGAAGAGCAGAAGAGCATCCACCAGACACTTGGATTGCCCTTTAAAGGAAACCTAATTCCAGACCTCTGGCACACTTAAGTGTCTTTAACTGACTCgcttcagagcagctctggctgcccctggccaggctggccagggcttggagcagcacGAGGTATTGGAAGTTTGGGAAGCCgagcacagcagggcagccCCCACACTCCGGGCGCAGCCCCGCACAGAGGAGACCCCCCAGAGCCGCTAAAACCTGCACAGAAGGGAAACACGCACGGATCAGCTGGGTTAGGAGACCATTTATTAGGTAAGGCTGAGCCGAGACGCTGCGGATGTGTCAGGGAGGCTCTGGGACGCCCCGGGAGCTCCTGGCTGTCGCCTCATCCTCCCGGCGCTCAGTCCAGCTGCAAGAGAGCGAGAGACACGAGGGGAGTCAGCGGGAACCGGCACCCCCGAGCCCCctcccgcagccgcggggctcACCTTGATGAAGCCGATGTCCTTGGCGTACTGGCGGAAGCACTGCCGGCACATGTTGAGCCCGTACTTGCGGATGAGGCCGTGGCGGTTGGAGCACACGCGGCTGTGAGGGGAACAGAGAGAGGCGCGTGAGGGCGGGGAATGGCGCCGGGGAGGAGGTGTCTGAATGTGAGGGGAAGGGGAGCGAGGCAGGGCGGTGAGACGGCAGCCACGACCCGGGGAGAGCAAGGGGCAGCACTGACCAAGAGCGGGAGCCCTGCCCGAACTTCCTGGGGTGGCTCCAGTAGAGCTGCTGGTGGCCCATGGCTGCGCGGTGCCGAGAGAaagatggcggcggccgccTGCCCTTATACCCCCTCACGGCGCCTCCCGGCGTGCGCCGCGCGACGCGCCCGTGACGTCACCACCGCGGGGTGGGGGGCGTCCCCGCTTTCCTCCCCACCTCTCTCTCCGTGACGTCacgcggcggggcggggccgctgCGCCCGCCCCCGTGACGTCAGCGCTGCAGTAGCTCGTAGCGCCGGCGGAGCGGGCTGCGAGCGCCGGGCGCGGTGGCGCGCGCCTGTAGTCCCAGCTGCCGGGGAGGCTGAGCCCGACGGATCGCTTGAGCCCAGGAGTTCTGGGCTGCCGTGCGCTGTGCCGAGCGGGCGTCCAAGCTAAGGCCGCCATCAATATGGTGACCCGCGGGGAGCCGCGGGACACCAGGTTGACTAAGGAGGGGTGAACCGGCCCAGGTCGGAGACGGAGCAGGTCAAAGCTCCCGTGGCGGTCAGTAGCGGGATCGCGCCTGTGAATAGCCACGCCAGCGTAGCCTGGGCAATACAGAGACACGCGGGCTCCCCTTTTGCCACCGACACCCACCCCCGAACCCCAAACGCTTCCTTTTCACCCCAAAATACACACGCAAACACCGCCTCCTACTGGCGCTCCTCGCAAACAACCCCGCAACGCTCCATTACAACACTCCCTCACACAACCAAATCTCAAACGCTAATCGCGCCCTTAATTAATCCAAATGCACCAACACTCAGCAAACCTCCCcgagtttgggtttttttttcctcccaatgCCGCTTCATGTGCTCAAAGCCGCCTCACGGCGCCGACACCAAGCCTGACCTAAGCCTTCCTGTCTCTTACCgagcatcagctgctgctgtcgCACCCACCTGCCCTCGGCtcctctgtgtcccctcacctcccgtgtcccctcacctcctctgtgtcccctcacctcctctgtgtcccctcacaCGCCACCATCCCTTCACCTCCTCCATGTCCCCTCCCTCacaccctgctgtcccctccatgtccttaCACAGAATTCTCGGGCctttcctctgctccctcttGCTCCTCCTCGCACCATTCTCCCCTCTAACCCCTCTTTTCAACGCCAACATGTCACCATGTCTCTTGTGCTTTACTTGATGtttgtgaaaaacgccaatcacctggtttttaaagtttttaaagtttaataataataaaatggttctaaaaatagtaatacaattagaggAATAAAAActtagagttaggacaattacaagacaataaaaagcaaagagttacggacgtccggatgctctcgggcacttaagccacgacaagcatgccttgtgaacaaaggaataacccttaatAGCAATAGCCTGTtacatatacaaaacacttcatgattatgcatatattttatttaaaacaagaaattcgtctggtacttctcaaaaagtttctgttaattcccaggcgcCTTTGAGTCTCAgacaggcttgaagaagttcctttctgttgataaggaaagccataaattcctctcctctggaaaatttaggggtttctgtaattgttatctttgtgcgaagaattccttgattgtctcatctctttcttgagctagttaaaaagtatcttacatagtatagtttctattttaacaatgtgttaaaacctaaaaatacattcaacaaaCTACTTGAGAgcattaatacagcataactttccaacattacacatataatattcattgtaactattgcaaaaagccaatcataaaatatgcatttttcacaatgttCATGGAaaactttatattttatgtCGTGCTTGGACGTGACTGTGTATTAGCTAGGCCGGAACTGGGGATTAGATGGGCGGATTTATGTAAACTTCAGTgtacaaataattttcctttttattccctgGTGTGCTTGATTTGTGGACAATTTCCACCTTGCACCCTGCACAGAATAAACAATGTCTCCTTTCTAAACCTGTTGGTGTTTAGAGCCCCTAAGATTCAGCAacaccctcagctcctgtgtcctCTCCCAACTCCCCGTGTCCCATCACCCCCCGTGTCCTCTCACACTCCATATCCCTTCACAACTCGTGTCCCCTCAcgccccgtgtcccctcacatccccatgtcccctcacaCTCCGTGTCCCCTCACGCCCCGTCTCTCCCCTCACACTCCATGTCCCCTCAcgccccgtgtcccctcacgcCCTATGTCCCATCACACTCCATGTCCCCTCACGCCCCGTGTCTCCCCTCACACTCCGTGTCCCCTCACATCCATGTCCCCTCACACTCCGTGTCCCCTCACATCCATGTCCCCTCACACTCCGTGTCCCCTCAcgccctgtgtcccctcacgccccgtgtcccctcacgcCCTATGTCCCATCACACTCCATGTCCCCTCACGCCCCGTGTCTCCCCTCACACTCCGTGTCCCCTCACATCCATGTCCCCTCACACTCCGTGTCCCCTCACACTCCATGTCCCCTCAcgccccgtgtcccctcacgccccgtgtcccctcacacTCCATTTCCCCTCACACTCCGTGTCCCCTCACGCCCCGTGTCCTCTCACACCCCGTGTCCTCTCACGCCCCGTGTCCTCTCACGCCCCGTGTCCTCTCACGCTCCATGTCCCCTCACACTCCGTGTCCCCTcacatccccatgtcccctcacaCTCCATGTCCCCTCACACTCCATTTCCCCTCACACTCCGTGTCCCCTCAcgccccgtgtcccctcacgccccgtgtcccctcacgcCCTATGTCCCCTCACACTCCATGTCCCCTCAcgccccgtgtcccctcacgcCCTATGTCCCCTCACACTCCATGTCCCCTCACGCCCCGTATCCCCTCAcgccccgtgtcccctcacactccgtgtcccctcacactctgtgtcccctcacgccccgtgtcccctcacactccatttcccctcacactccatttcccctcacgccccgtgtcccctcacactccgtgtcccctcacactctgtgtcccctcacgccccgtgtcccctcacacTCCATTTCCCCTCACACTCCATGTCCCCTCAcgccccgtgtcccctcacgccccgtgtcccctcacgcCCCGTATCCCCTCAcgccccgccgctgccgccgcctctctctccctctcccccggGCTGTCCCAGCCGCCTCCAGCAGGAGGTGCCCGCTGCCCGCCCCGCGCGGCCGGCGCTGCGCGGAGGGCCCGCGCTCGGGCTGTCCGTGCTGCCGGtgcggccgctgccgccggTACCACCGGAGCCGCCGCCCTCCCTTCCCGCCCCGCGATCCCGCTCTCCGGGCGGCCCCACGCCCTTcagcgggcggcgggcgggacGGAGCAGCGCGGCGGGCTGGCCCCGCGGCGGGCAGGCAGCACGGCGGGCGCCTGTGCGCGCACAGCGCGGGAGGCCCCCGGCGGCGCCGCCCGCCGTgcgcgggccggggccggtgccgggaccgggatcgggatcaggaccgggaccgggaccgggatgCGGCTGCAGTGCGAGGTGGAGGTGCTCAGCCGGCTCCTGCCCACCTgcgggctgcggggccgcggccgcgcggcgcgggcgctgcTGTCGCTCGGGCGCCCTCCCGGCGCTGCCGGTGCCGGGATTTACCTCATGGTGTGCACGGCGCGGGACCGCGGCGGGGCTCGGTACAAGGTGGGGacggcggcgggggccgggacGCGGCGGGGGTgtgccccggggccgccgctgAGCCCGCTGTGCCCGCAGGTGCAGCAGAACGTGGAGCGGCTCTTCACGCGCTTCGTGGAGGAGGGCAAGGCCACGGTGCGGCTGCGGGAGCCCGCGGTGGATCTGTGCCTCAGCAAGGTGGGACCGGCACCGGGAACAGCGGCACAGCCGCGGCAAGGcgggaagggaccttaaatcccacggcatcccacccctgccgtggccgggacaccttccaccgtgccaggctgctccagccccagtgtccatctcggccttgggcactgccagggatccaggggcagccgcagctgctctgggaattctattccagggcctccccaccctcccagccaggaattccttcccagtatcccatctcTCCCggccctctggcagtgggaagccattccctcttttcTGGGCTGTGTTCTAACTCTTCTGCTTCAGAAGTCCATTTTCATGCTTTGCTTCACAGcttctttagaaaaaaacctttttcagCTCTCTGATGCAGTGTTGGTCTTTGGCCTTATACTCCATGAAATTATTGttccttacatttttttccatggaaaagaaattgagAACCCTCTTGTTTTCATGGACAAAACCATCACTGTGCTCACCGTGGCTTTCAAAGCACACGCAGAGCAGGGCACGGGCACCATCCCACCTTGTTTCAAATACCTCTGTATTTATTCACAGTTCCCAGAGGATTTGTAAAGTGTTTTTAACGGCGTTAAACTTACCAGAAGAATCACGTATTATCACTGAATTCTCGtgtccttttcttctttgcctgTTACAGGAATCTTTTGTAGATCcataggagagaaaaaatgggaCAGGTTTTCTAAAACCTCAGAGTTCTTACCTAAAACTTTATAGTCAGGCTgtgtaaataaaagcaaataatggTGATTGCTGGTTTagaaaatcctttttcctttttgttacCTGAACCTGAGGAAAGCAGACTTAATTTTATGAACCTGTTAAAGGGTTAAATAGGAAGGGAGGACATCAAacccaggttttttttcttgttagaaGCCAATGTGCTctgtattttgcaaaaaataagGCTTTTGTATTAGATTCAGAATAACTTCTGCTCCCTTTACtctgaatttttctgctgaagagTGAGAAACCAAAAAGTTTATCTCAAAATATTACAGGTTCCTCTTAAGTTCTCCAACTCCTGAACCCAAATTTATGATGTTTCGTCCCTTTTGCCTAGTTCTCTGCCAGATTTTTATGATTTCATCACAGAAAAGCTCCTTAACTCTCAAAGATGAGCAAAAACTTTGTGGAAAAGAGATTTCCAAACACTGGAGATGGGAATATTGGCTATGTGAAATCCCCCTGCTTGTGCTGTGCTGGATTTGCTGCACTCAGCCAGCTCAGGAGTGGAGCTGGGAAACCTCAGCAGAACTGGAGCAGAAATAACAAATCCTGGCTGTTCTCTGGGGCTTTATTTCCCTTCAGCAGGTCCGAGCCTGCTTCCCTGGATCCACCTCAGCTCCGATTTCCTCGGAGCTCTGACACTTGGGAGGCATCAACACAATTTAAATTCCTCTCCCAACATTGTCCTTGTGGCTGAGACTTCAGGCTTGGGGCAGGAAATTTCATCCTGAGCTCTTCCAAGGAAttatttgcttgcttttttttttttttttttttttttttttttttttttttttttttttttctcccagggTTTCTCAACAAGAGGTTTGGAGATCTTACATGGCCCTTAGGGAGGTCTGGTGGAGGGAATTGTGCTTTGTGAGCAAAGAAATCTTGCCTGTCACATCATTCTGGTGTGCAGTATTGATTTCACTTGGTCCTTACAGACCTGGAGCACTTTTTGGACTTAATTCCCATTTGAGTTATCTTGGAAATGCCACAAATCTGCCTGGAATGAGGGGAAATTCTGTAGCTAAATGTGTGTGTTAGACTGGCTGAGATAATGAGGGTTGGTGGTCTTAGAATCCCGGGCTGGTTTGGGatagaagggaccttaaatcccatcccatccaccccttgcactgtcccaggctgctccaagccccatccagcctggcctgggacatttccagggatctgggggcagccccagctgctctggataACCTTGGATACGAAGGTGTTTGTTGTGCATCTTCCCCACCTCTGGAAGGTGTCACAGCAGGACTTGTGCTTGGAATGCTTAAGGAAAATGATCATTTTAGTTTACAGATGCAGTCAATTAAGTTTGACCtttaatgtctttatttctCCCACATTTCCATCCAGGATTATCTCCAGtatctttgttttcttgtgcTGGGTGCTTAAAGCACATTGTGTGCTCTAGCTCTGAACCCTCTCATATTTGGTCTAAACAAACACATTTAGGAGCAAAATGTGTCCCTGGGCTTGGGCAGGTGACAGCTGGGAACACAAGGACAACCTCTGGGCTCTCAGAACTCCaagttaattattttcttttccttctatggtTGCAATGTGGTTTTCATTTTAGAATTCACTTTTTTAGCTCAGTGCCTGTCAGCTGCACATCAGCTCGTGCAGAGACTTGCTGGAAAATCTAGAAGATACATACTTGGTCACAAATGTTCACAGAAGTGAATCAAGTCGGTGCAACAGATGCATCAGAGCTTTCTgggtctttatttaaaatacagatcaCTTGATACTCTGATATTGAGAGTCA
The window above is part of the Vidua macroura isolate BioBank_ID:100142 chromosome 6, ASM2450914v1, whole genome shotgun sequence genome. Proteins encoded here:
- the RPS29 gene encoding 40S ribosomal protein S29, whose protein sequence is MGHQQLYWSHPRKFGQGSRSCRVCSNRHGLIRKYGLNMCRQCFRQYAKDIGFIKLD